One Candidatus Cardinium hertigii DNA window includes the following coding sequences:
- a CDS encoding rhodanese-related sulfurtransferase, with product MFKVVTLYKFISLTNLTILQQQLQTICRSLTGTLLIAPEGINGTIAGLPTALEQAMAQIQTIPFFQDLFYQYSEATVKPFCRLKVRIKKEIITMTKAAAAQPMQLRGCHVSAKDWNALLDEAALIVDVRNHYEHRIGSFTAALNPNTTYFSEFPAFVDRHLTAYKQKPIALFCTGGIRCEKASAYMCMVGFQEVYQLSGGILQYIAHIPESETKWEGACFVFDRRVALKQGLAESDTLLCYGCRMPLAAADLDEQYQPGKQCKYCSNKATA from the coding sequence ATGTTTAAAGTTGTTACGTTATATAAGTTTATTTCCTTAACCAATCTTACTATTTTACAGCAACAGTTACAAACCATATGTCGGTCCCTAACGGGGACACTGCTCATTGCTCCGGAAGGCATTAATGGTACGATTGCTGGCCTGCCAACTGCATTAGAGCAGGCAATGGCACAAATACAAACTATACCATTCTTTCAAGATCTCTTTTATCAATATTCTGAAGCAACGGTTAAACCATTTTGTCGTTTAAAAGTTAGGATCAAGAAAGAAATTATCACTATGACCAAAGCCGCAGCTGCACAGCCCATGCAGTTACGGGGATGTCATGTCTCAGCCAAAGATTGGAATGCCCTATTAGATGAAGCAGCGCTTATAGTTGACGTGCGCAATCATTACGAACATCGAATAGGTAGTTTTACAGCTGCTTTAAATCCCAATACTACCTATTTTAGTGAATTTCCAGCCTTTGTGGACCGGCATTTAACAGCATATAAGCAGAAACCCATTGCCCTTTTTTGTACAGGAGGTATTCGATGTGAAAAAGCTTCTGCTTATATGTGTATGGTTGGTTTTCAGGAAGTTTATCAATTGAGCGGTGGTATTTTACAATACATAGCCCATATTCCAGAAAGTGAAACAAAGTGGGAAGGGGCGTGCTTTGTATTTGATAGAAGGGTAGCGTTGAAGCAGGGGTTAGCAGAGAGTGATACGCTTCTTTGTTATGGTTGCCGGATGCCTTTAGCGGCAGCTGATTTAGATGAGCAGTATCAGCCTGGAAAGCAATGTAAATATTGCTCAAACAAAGCTACTGCCTAA
- the fabD gene encoding ACP S-malonyltransferase translates to MRAYLFPGQGSQHVGMGKALYDYSSRARRMFDKADQLLDLELSQLMLEGSAQDLQKTTIAQPAIFVHSIVTVSVMDSFHPAAVAGHSLGEIAALVASRVLTFEDGLRLVMVRAEAMQKACQLEPGKMVAVLGLTDKIVEEICAAVTQEVVVPANYNCPGQIIISGNESGINLVMASLKEAGGKLIPLQVGGGFHSPLMQSAQQALASMLSSVDFSKGICPIYQNATGLPVTDPEKIKQHLLQQLTAPVYWTATIQQMVKDGMTVFVECGPGNVLQGLVRKIAPSMAVLHSMPNAV, encoded by the coding sequence ATGAGAGCTTATTTGTTTCCTGGTCAGGGTAGCCAGCATGTAGGAATGGGGAAAGCATTGTACGATTATAGTAGCCGAGCACGTCGTATGTTTGACAAAGCCGATCAGCTTTTAGATTTAGAACTTAGCCAACTCATGCTAGAAGGTTCTGCTCAAGATTTACAAAAAACTACCATTGCCCAGCCAGCTATTTTTGTCCATTCTATTGTTACGGTTTCTGTAATGGATTCTTTTCATCCAGCAGCAGTTGCTGGTCATTCTTTGGGGGAAATAGCTGCTTTAGTAGCCAGTCGTGTGCTCACTTTTGAAGACGGCTTGCGGTTGGTAATGGTGCGCGCTGAGGCTATGCAAAAAGCTTGTCAGCTTGAACCTGGTAAAATGGTTGCAGTATTGGGCTTAACAGATAAGATAGTGGAAGAAATCTGTGCAGCTGTTACGCAAGAGGTAGTTGTGCCTGCTAATTATAATTGCCCTGGTCAAATAATTATTTCTGGTAATGAGTCAGGTATAAACCTAGTGATGGCTAGCCTGAAAGAGGCAGGAGGGAAGCTTATACCGTTACAAGTAGGAGGAGGATTCCATTCCCCTCTTATGCAAAGTGCCCAACAAGCGCTTGCCTCTATGCTTTCATCTGTAGATTTCTCTAAAGGGATTTGCCCCATTTATCAAAATGCTACAGGGCTACCTGTTACCGATCCTGAAAAGATTAAGCAACATTTGTTGCAGCAGCTTACGGCACCTGTTTATTGGACTGCTACCATTCAGCAGATGGTAAAAGATGGAATGACGGTTTTTGTTGAATGTGGACCAGGCAATGTATTACAGGGATTGGTTCGTAAAATAGCCCCTTCCATGGCTGTTTTGCATAGTATGCCCAATGCTGTCTAG
- the fabG gene encoding 3-oxoacyl-[acyl-carrier-protein] reductase, whose product MHLNGKIILITGGTRGIGKSIALKLAEAGGQIAFTYFRSRSAEVEELEQKLRSFGVKSKGFHLDVSDFATTTQIVDSIIETFGGLDVLINNAGITRDNLLLRMTETDWDTVLNVNLKSIFNTVKATTKTFLKQRSGSIINISSVVGIHGNAGQANYAAAKAGIIGLTKSLALELGSRNIRANAIAPGFIQTAMTEHLTESQIEIYKSKIPLNRLGLPEEVANCALFLASDASSYLTGQIIQVDGGMFT is encoded by the coding sequence TAGGGGTATAGGTAAGTCTATTGCACTTAAATTAGCAGAAGCAGGTGGACAGATTGCTTTTACCTATTTTCGCTCAAGATCAGCAGAAGTAGAAGAATTGGAGCAAAAATTACGTTCATTTGGCGTAAAAAGCAAGGGGTTTCATTTGGATGTTTCTGATTTTGCTACTACTACCCAAATAGTAGATAGTATTATAGAAACATTTGGTGGACTAGATGTATTAATCAACAATGCAGGCATAACAAGAGATAACTTATTGTTACGTATGACAGAGACAGATTGGGATACGGTATTAAATGTTAACCTTAAATCTATCTTTAATACGGTTAAGGCTACAACAAAAACTTTTCTCAAACAGCGCAGTGGATCTATTATCAACATTTCTTCCGTAGTAGGTATACATGGCAATGCTGGTCAAGCCAATTATGCTGCCGCCAAGGCAGGCATAATTGGCTTGACCAAATCCCTCGCTTTAGAACTAGGGAGCCGAAATATACGGGCCAATGCTATAGCGCCTGGCTTCATTCAAACGGCTATGACAGAACATCTTACAGAAAGTCAAATAGAAATATACAAATCCAAAATTCCACTTAATCGATTAGGTCTTCCAGAAGAGGTAGCCAATTGTGCGCTCTTTTTAGCTTCTGACGCTTCAAGTTACCTTACAGGTCAAATAATACAGGTAGATGGAGGCATGTTTACCTAA